A window from Leptothermofonsia sichuanensis E412 encodes these proteins:
- a CDS encoding leucine-rich repeat domain-containing protein encodes MTEAELLQLIEQAAREGWTELDLNRKGLTSLPGEMRQLQKLTALYLRYNSLNTLPAEIGQLRNLTALDLCFNHLTILPAEIGQLPNLTTLDLSSNRLSNLPIEIGQLKNLAALYLSYNLLRTLPVEVGQLQNLTRLFLNSNHLNVLPTEIGQLQNLTKLYLRSNRLSILPVGIGQLENLTELDLSDNFLSTLPKEIGRLKNLTALNLRSNRLNTLPIEIGQLESLTEFDLHSNQLRTLPTEIGQLQKLEELYLSNNSLNDLPTEIGQLQSLVIVDLGYNQLKALPMKVGQLQNLTSLDLSGNPLELYFAGV; translated from the coding sequence ATGACAGAAGCGGAACTGCTGCAACTGATTGAACAGGCTGCCAGAGAAGGGTGGACAGAACTTGATCTGAATCGAAAGGGGTTGACCTCACTACCTGGGGAAATGAGACAGTTGCAGAAATTGACCGCCCTTTATCTCCGCTACAACTCCTTGAACACATTGCCAGCGGAAATTGGACAATTGCGGAACCTGACAGCACTTGATCTCTGCTTCAACCACCTGACCATACTTCCAGCAGAAATCGGACAGTTGCCGAACCTGACAACCCTTGACCTTAGCTCCAACCGCTTGAGCAACCTACCCATAGAAATTGGGCAGTTAAAGAACCTGGCAGCGCTTTACCTGAGCTACAACCTGCTAAGGACATTACCTGTAGAAGTCGGACAGTTGCAGAATCTGACCAGGCTTTTCCTCAACTCCAACCATCTCAATGTATTGCCGACAGAAATTGGCCAATTGCAGAATCTGACTAAGCTTTACCTTCGCTCGAATCGCCTGAGCATATTGCCGGTAGGTATTGGGCAATTAGAAAATTTGACTGAGCTTGACCTCAGTGATAACTTTCTCAGCACATTACCGAAGGAAATTGGACGATTAAAGAATTTGACAGCACTTAACCTTCGCTCCAACCGCCTGAACACACTGCCTATAGAAATTGGACAGTTGGAGAGTCTGACGGAGTTCGATCTCCACTCCAATCAACTGAGGACTCTACCAACGGAAATTGGACAATTGCAGAAACTGGAGGAGCTTTACCTCAGTAACAATTCCCTGAATGATCTACCAACAGAAATCGGACAGTTGCAGAGCCTGGTAATAGTTGACCTTGGCTACAATCAGTTGAAGGCACTGCCAATGAAAGTTGGGCAGTTGCAGAATCTGACATCACTTGATCTTAGTGGGAATCCCCTAGAACTATACTTTGCCGGGGTATAG
- a CDS encoding YgiT-type zinc finger protein, whose protein sequence is MYGYKCEYCEGTVQPRTVKREAFKHRDGFVILEDVTIGVCDTCGNRYYSADILHAVHATATGAKAPERIEQIPVTHLESA, encoded by the coding sequence ATGTACGGGTACAAATGTGAGTATTGCGAAGGAACTGTTCAACCCCGGACTGTCAAACGCGAAGCATTTAAACATAGAGACGGGTTTGTCATTCTCGAAGATGTAACGATTGGCGTTTGTGATACCTGTGGCAATCGGTATTACTCAGCCGATATTCTTCATGCAGTTCATGCTACTGCAACTGGAGCAAAAGCTCCTGAGCGAATCGAACAAATTCCGGTCACTCATCTAGAGTCAGCGTAG
- a CDS encoding IS110 family RNA-guided transposase has product MVVINARQARNFAKAADQLAKTDRVDAAILAWFGEALTPPLRAFASEAQAQLQDLVTRRRQLVEMLTAEQNRLSGLRGTAQADVEAHLDWLRQRIKQLDEQIVAQINQCQSWQSKNARLRSVPGVGKVVAATLLALLPELGQLSRQRISTLVGVAPLNRDSGQMQGKRTIFGGRAAVRQMLYMAILVAVRHNPVITAFYTQMLNRGKPTKVALVACMHKLLTILNAMMKHGTDWRLPTLTHSEPTPAST; this is encoded by the coding sequence GTGGTAGTGATTAACGCCAGACAAGCGCGTAACTTTGCCAAAGCAGCGGATCAACTGGCGAAAACTGACCGAGTGGACGCCGCGATATTGGCTTGGTTTGGCGAAGCCCTCACCCCACCGCTGCGAGCCTTTGCCAGCGAAGCTCAAGCCCAACTCCAGGATTTGGTCACCCGGCGACGGCAATTGGTTGAAATGCTCACAGCAGAGCAAAATCGCTTGTCGGGCTTACGCGGAACAGCGCAAGCGGATGTGGAAGCCCACCTCGATTGGTTGCGTCAACGCATCAAACAACTCGATGAACAAATCGTTGCCCAAATCAACCAATGTCAGAGTTGGCAGAGTAAAAACGCTCGGTTGAGAAGTGTCCCCGGGGTGGGCAAAGTGGTTGCTGCAACACTGTTAGCGCTGTTGCCAGAACTCGGTCAGCTTTCGAGGCAAAGAATCAGCACCTTGGTGGGCGTGGCCCCGCTCAACCGAGATAGTGGGCAGATGCAGGGTAAACGAACGATTTTTGGTGGGCGGGCGGCAGTGCGGCAGATGCTGTATATGGCAATCTTGGTAGCGGTGCGTCACAACCCTGTCATTACGGCCTTCTACACCCAGATGCTCAACCGAGGCAAACCGACTAAAGTAGCTCTAGTGGCTTGTATGCACAAGCTTCTAACCATCCTCAACGCCATGATGAAACATGGCACCGACTGGAGATTACCGACTTTGACCCACTCAGAACCTACGCCTGCGTCTACCTGA
- a CDS encoding transposase has protein sequence MQRLSEPGGRDRSGKNFANAVQPGCREHVRVEVIERRSKTFEHLPKRWIVERTFGWINRFRRLSKDYEVYSEVSEAMIYGSLIRLMIRRLTA, from the coding sequence ATGCAGAGGCTATCTGAGCCCGGTGGGCGGGACCGTTCAGGTAAGAATTTTGCCAACGCCGTTCAACCAGGATGTAGGGAGCACGTACGAGTAGAGGTCATTGAGCGAAGGTCCAAGACATTTGAGCACCTTCCGAAGCGGTGGATTGTAGAGCGTACTTTTGGCTGGATCAACCGATTCCGACGTTTAAGCAAGGATTATGAAGTGTATTCAGAGGTGAGTGAAGCCATGATTTATGGTTCTTTGATTCGTCTGATGATCCGACGATTGACTGCTTAA
- a CDS encoding helix-hairpin-helix domain-containing protein translates to MKSIIRFLGLFLAMVFLMIAVSCSHQTSPTSSPPTSSPPNQSASREHSVHGGRQININTAILSELDKLEAKLGVPALSHKIQASRPYGKTEELVSKNVITQEQYDQIRDLVTIEDVVLTGEAKDVDYMTKLGLMKGHLLVAGELLELGKPDQAEPHIGHPVEEIYADVEEQFRERNVKDFKYELIALQDLVKAGAKDMAKVKTDFQASMQAVDGAIAGIPATQRNSPGFVLQVMNGLLDTATAEYTASIADGKIAQVIEYQDSRGFVIYAADLYKRVSSQVGKDNPEANTAIQTDLTKLLQVWPSVEPPKAPILSSDDVAQRVKLIELSSQKIIKAA, encoded by the coding sequence ATGAAATCCATTATTCGATTTCTGGGTTTGTTTTTGGCGATGGTGTTTCTGATGATCGCGGTTTCTTGCAGTCACCAGACTTCCCCCACTTCGTCCCCGCCCACCAGTTCGCCTCCCAATCAAAGTGCTTCTAGAGAGCATTCGGTTCACGGTGGCAGGCAAATCAATATCAACACGGCGATTCTGTCGGAATTGGATAAGCTGGAGGCAAAGTTGGGGGTTCCCGCACTGTCCCACAAAATTCAGGCAAGCCGTCCCTACGGTAAGACAGAGGAACTGGTTAGCAAAAATGTCATAACGCAAGAACAATACGATCAGATCAGAGACCTGGTCACCATTGAGGATGTTGTTCTGACTGGTGAGGCGAAAGATGTCGATTACATGACCAAGCTGGGGTTAATGAAGGGACACCTGCTGGTCGCTGGGGAATTGCTGGAACTGGGAAAACCGGATCAGGCTGAACCGCACATTGGGCATCCTGTCGAAGAAATCTATGCAGATGTGGAAGAGCAATTTCGGGAACGCAATGTCAAGGACTTTAAGTATGAGTTGATAGCGCTGCAAGATCTGGTAAAAGCCGGTGCTAAAGACATGGCAAAGGTCAAGACGGATTTCCAGGCATCGATGCAAGCGGTAGATGGGGCGATCGCTGGGATTCCTGCAACCCAGCGTAACTCTCCTGGTTTTGTCCTCCAGGTCATGAATGGATTGCTAGATACAGCAACCGCCGAGTACACCGCATCCATTGCTGACGGAAAAATTGCTCAAGTGATTGAATACCAGGATTCTCGTGGGTTCGTAATCTATGCAGCGGATCTGTACAAACGTGTGTCCTCCCAGGTTGGAAAAGACAATCCAGAGGCTAATACAGCGATTCAAACCGATCTGACAAAACTGCTGCAGGTTTGGCCCTCCGTTGAACCTCCCAAGGCTCCCATCCTGTCGTCTGACGATGTGGCGCAAAGGGTGAAATTAATTGAATTAAGCAGTCAGAAAATAATCAAGGCTGCCTGA
- a CDS encoding multicopper oxidase domain-containing protein, with translation MPDHHGLEKAEFWNRRQLLKAGLVVTGLMGGAIAMESIRQRHYAPRVKVPALPETASAQAQEFTPLTFLREFDYGAVTQEKGRTVREFRVEAQTSPIRLNRATTFITWNLNGRVPGPTFRATEGDRIRVIFYNKAGHSHSLHFHGIHRSEMDGVKPIRNGSVFIYEFDAEPYGVHLYHCHVAPVTRHIGKGLYGMFIIDPPKPRPPADEMVLIMAGYDVNDDRKNELYAFNGLPDYYMTHPIPIQQDQLIRLYVLNMIEFDPAVTFHLHANLFQIYPTGHTLQPQAETDVITMGTAERHILEFSYRYPGKYMFHPHQDDVAEAGCMGLFEVVNNTA, from the coding sequence ATGCCAGACCATCATGGGTTGGAGAAGGCTGAGTTCTGGAATCGACGCCAATTATTGAAAGCGGGTCTGGTCGTCACCGGGTTGATGGGCGGAGCGATCGCGATGGAATCCATACGCCAGCGGCATTATGCTCCACGGGTTAAAGTTCCTGCTCTGCCTGAAACGGCATCTGCTCAAGCACAGGAATTTACACCCCTGACTTTCCTGCGCGAGTTTGACTACGGCGCGGTGACGCAGGAAAAGGGGCGTACAGTGCGGGAATTTCGTGTAGAAGCACAAACTTCCCCGATTCGCCTGAACAGAGCGACAACGTTTATCACCTGGAACTTAAACGGACGGGTGCCAGGACCAACGTTTCGGGCAACCGAGGGCGATCGCATTCGGGTGATCTTCTACAACAAAGCTGGACACTCCCACTCCCTCCACTTTCACGGCATCCATCGATCTGAAATGGATGGGGTCAAACCCATTCGCAACGGGAGTGTTTTTATTTATGAGTTTGATGCAGAACCCTACGGCGTGCACCTATACCATTGCCATGTCGCTCCTGTAACCCGTCATATTGGCAAAGGTTTATACGGCATGTTTATTATTGACCCACCGAAACCGCGTCCTCCGGCGGATGAAATGGTTCTGATCATGGCGGGATACGATGTCAATGATGATCGGAAAAATGAACTCTATGCCTTCAATGGGCTACCTGACTACTACATGACGCATCCTATCCCCATTCAGCAAGATCAGTTGATCCGACTCTACGTGCTGAACATGATTGAGTTTGATCCGGCGGTGACTTTTCATTTGCACGCTAACTTGTTTCAGATTTATCCCACAGGACACACCCTGCAACCTCAAGCAGAAACTGATGTGATCACAATGGGAACAGCAGAGCGCCATATCCTGGAATTTTCCTACCGCTATCCGGGCAAATACATGTTTCATCCACACCAGGACGACGTAGCGGAAGCGGGCTGCATGGGTCTGTTTGAAGTGGTGAATAATACTGCATAG
- a CDS encoding HupE/UreJ family protein — MMVNVSLKKLFNKSGVPAQPSVKSGINGWVQISGLVGLGWCGIVYPAVAHHATGGRTPTSFWEGFLSGLAHPVIGLDHLAFVVAIGLLSARQVRGTWLPLFFVVAAMLGTGLHVMEVNLPLTEMAIAVSVIALGVLLALGQQLSFPLLAGLAALAGLFHGYAYGEAIVGAEMVPLVAYLTGFTVIQYAIAFLAFWLGRQGFQQSPGRAADFFRYFGYGVSVIGVIFLGTSLQGMG, encoded by the coding sequence ATGATGGTTAATGTATCGTTGAAGAAATTATTCAATAAATCAGGCGTCCCGGCGCAACCATCGGTGAAGTCTGGCATAAATGGCTGGGTGCAGATCTCAGGTCTGGTCGGACTTGGCTGGTGTGGCATTGTTTATCCGGCGGTAGCTCACCACGCCACAGGTGGCAGAACTCCAACCAGTTTTTGGGAAGGTTTCTTATCCGGTTTAGCCCACCCTGTGATTGGATTAGACCACCTGGCCTTTGTCGTCGCGATCGGGCTGCTCTCGGCCCGCCAGGTCAGGGGAACCTGGCTGCCTTTATTCTTTGTCGTGGCAGCCATGCTGGGAACCGGGTTGCATGTAATGGAAGTCAACCTGCCCCTGACGGAAATGGCTATTGCCGTATCGGTGATTGCGCTGGGGGTTTTGCTGGCTCTGGGTCAACAACTGAGTTTTCCGTTGCTGGCAGGGCTTGCTGCCCTCGCCGGGTTGTTTCACGGCTATGCCTACGGTGAGGCGATTGTGGGTGCCGAAATGGTGCCGTTAGTTGCCTATCTGACTGGTTTTACAGTCATTCAGTACGCGATCGCATTTTTAGCATTCTGGTTGGGGCGCCAGGGTTTCCAGCAATCTCCCGGTCGGGCGGCTGACTTCTTCCGTTATTTTGGCTACGGCGTCAGTGTAATTGGAGTTATTTTTCTGGGTACTTCATTGCAGGGCATGGGATAA
- the aroA gene encoding 3-phosphoshikimate 1-carboxyvinyltransferase codes for MPVYPIPLIPMPVPGVIFLNISQGQHTLTITQPPSGLSLQGRIRIPGDKSISHRALMLGALAEGTTTIEGLLLGEDPRSTAECFRALGAEISELNTRQVTVQGIGLGQLLEPLDVLNAGNSGTTLRLMLGILASHPGRFFTVTGDSSLRSRPMSRVVNPLRQMGAQIWGRQEGSLAPLAIQGQPLRPIHYHSPIASAQVKSCILLAGLMTGGQTSVTEPALSRDHSERMLRAFGADLVIDPEIHRVTITGPAKLQGQTVVVPGDISSAAFWLVAGATVPGSDLTVENVGVNPTRTGILEALEQMGADITQENVREVAGEPVADLRVRYAGGEGRLPLQACSIAGDLIPRLIDEIPILAVAAAFAKGTTVIRDAAELRVKESDRIAVMADQLNRMGARITELPDGMEITGGNPLSGTEVDSHTDHRIAMSLAIAALAARGTTTIQQAEAAAISYPDFVPTLEQVCTPV; via the coding sequence ATGCCAGTTTATCCGATCCCCCTGATCCCCATGCCCGTACCCGGTGTAATCTTTCTCAACATCTCTCAAGGTCAGCACACCTTAACCATCACCCAACCTCCCTCTGGGCTATCGTTGCAGGGGCGTATCCGGATACCGGGAGATAAGTCCATTTCCCATCGGGCATTGATGTTGGGGGCACTGGCAGAGGGCACCACAACGATCGAAGGGTTGCTGTTGGGTGAAGACCCGCGCAGTACTGCCGAATGTTTTCGGGCGCTGGGTGCAGAGATTTCTGAATTAAACACTCGCCAGGTTACTGTCCAGGGGATTGGGCTGGGGCAACTGCTGGAACCTCTGGATGTACTCAATGCAGGGAATTCTGGAACGACCTTGCGCCTGATGCTGGGAATTCTGGCATCCCACCCAGGCAGGTTTTTCACGGTTACGGGAGACAGTTCTCTGCGATCGCGCCCCATGTCTCGCGTGGTCAACCCCCTGCGGCAAATGGGGGCACAGATCTGGGGACGCCAGGAAGGCTCTCTGGCTCCCCTGGCAATTCAGGGGCAGCCACTACGCCCCATCCACTATCACTCGCCCATTGCCTCTGCCCAGGTAAAATCCTGCATTCTGCTGGCAGGGTTAATGACCGGCGGGCAAACCAGTGTCACCGAACCCGCCCTGTCCCGGGATCACAGTGAACGGATGTTGAGAGCCTTTGGTGCAGACCTGGTCATCGATCCAGAGATCCATCGGGTGACGATAACGGGACCGGCAAAACTTCAAGGGCAGACGGTTGTGGTTCCCGGTGATATCAGTTCAGCCGCCTTTTGGCTGGTGGCGGGGGCAACTGTACCCGGTTCTGACCTGACGGTTGAGAATGTGGGCGTCAACCCCACCCGGACAGGCATATTGGAAGCCCTGGAACAGATGGGGGCAGACATTACCCAGGAAAATGTTCGGGAAGTTGCCGGAGAACCTGTGGCTGACTTGCGGGTTCGCTATGCGGGCGGAGAGGGTCGCCTGCCCCTGCAAGCCTGTTCCATTGCTGGCGATCTGATTCCGCGCCTGATTGATGAAATCCCAATCCTGGCAGTGGCCGCCGCTTTTGCCAAAGGGACAACGGTGATTCGGGATGCCGCAGAACTGCGGGTGAAGGAGAGCGATCGCATTGCAGTGATGGCGGATCAACTGAACCGCATGGGAGCCAGGATCACCGAGCTACCCGATGGCATGGAAATTACCGGCGGTAACCCCCTGAGCGGTACCGAGGTCGATAGCCACACGGATCACCGGATTGCCATGAGTCTTGCGATCGCAGCTCTCGCCGCTAGGGGCACCACCACCATTCAACAGGCAGAAGCCGCCGCCATCTCTTATCCAGATTTTGTCCCGACCCTGGAACAGGTCTGCACACCCGTATAA
- a CDS encoding IS4 family transposase has protein sequence MQQITEFRQVLQPLLGWHGARLAFVAQFLIALLRTRTVNLSELAASFCGSAQIPSNYKRLQRFFSDFDLDYAAIARAVVCLMGIPQPWVLAIDRTEWSFGGSVFNILTLGICHQGISFPVVFLMLDNRGNSNTQERIDLLNEFFTIFGEDVRLRCLTSDREFVGREWIGYLLEDEPIPFRGRIRETETLSDGSKALNGRVLFADLKAGETKILRKRRQVWGHWVYVVGLRLDTQELLILVTNHSPHSALKDYALRWNLETLFGAFKTRGFCLEATHFIDDYRVRKLFALLTLALCWVMRTGVWRQAHKTIQLKSHGRKAQSLFRYGLDYLHNLLVNLDHKLDEFLDNLKLLSCT, from the coding sequence ATGCAACAGATTACCGAATTTCGCCAAGTTTTGCAGCCCCTCCTCGGTTGGCATGGTGCGCGGCTGGCATTTGTGGCTCAATTTCTGATCGCCCTGCTACGAACCCGTACGGTGAATCTGAGCGAATTGGCTGCTAGCTTTTGTGGTTCCGCCCAAATTCCGTCGAACTACAAGCGTCTCCAGCGCTTCTTTAGCGACTTTGATCTCGATTATGCGGCGATTGCCCGTGCCGTGGTCTGCCTGATGGGGATCCCGCAGCCTTGGGTGCTCGCCATAGACCGCACCGAATGGAGCTTTGGCGGTAGCGTTTTCAACATTCTCACCCTGGGCATTTGCCATCAGGGTATTTCCTTTCCGGTGGTGTTTCTGATGCTGGACAACCGCGGCAATTCCAACACCCAAGAGCGCATCGATTTGCTCAACGAATTCTTCACGATTTTTGGCGAGGATGTCCGCCTGCGGTGCCTGACGAGCGACCGCGAATTTGTTGGGCGGGAGTGGATTGGCTATTTGCTCGAAGATGAGCCAATCCCGTTTCGGGGGCGGATTCGCGAAACTGAAACGCTCAGTGATGGCAGCAAAGCCCTGAATGGCCGCGTCCTCTTTGCCGATCTCAAAGCGGGTGAAACCAAGATTTTACGCAAACGCCGTCAAGTGTGGGGACATTGGGTGTATGTCGTTGGTCTGCGGCTTGACACCCAGGAATTACTGATTTTGGTCACCAACCATTCACCCCATTCAGCCCTCAAAGATTACGCCCTGCGGTGGAATTTAGAAACCCTGTTCGGTGCGTTCAAAACTCGGGGCTTCTGCCTCGAAGCGACCCATTTTATTGATGACTACCGAGTCCGCAAGCTCTTTGCGCTCCTCACATTGGCGTTATGTTGGGTGATGCGAACGGGGGTGTGGCGGCAGGCGCACAAAACGATTCAACTCAAGTCCCATGGGCGCAAAGCCCAGAGTCTATTCCGATATGGCTTAGATTACTTGCACAACCTACTCGTTAATCTTGACCATAAATTAGATGAGTTCTTGGACAATCTCAAACTTTTGTCCTGTACTTAG
- a CDS encoding COG3415 family protein codes for MQYREDGVSAMLERKVSSGGVRKIPQWAEEALAKRLKNSEHGFASYGAVQQWLAEELGVEAEYHAVYQMTRYRLQAKLKVARPQNIKQDCERRESFKKPCR; via the coding sequence TTGCAGTATCGGGAAGATGGGGTGAGTGCCATGCTGGAACGTAAAGTGTCGTCTGGCGGTGTCCGCAAGATTCCACAATGGGCGGAAGAGGCACTGGCTAAGCGATTAAAGAACTCGGAACATGGATTTGCCAGTTATGGAGCTGTGCAACAGTGGTTAGCGGAGGAGTTGGGTGTCGAAGCGGAGTATCATGCGGTATACCAAATGACGCGCTATCGCCTCCAAGCGAAGCTGAAAGTGGCTCGTCCGCAAAATATCAAGCAGGATTGTGAACGGCGCGAATCATTTAAAAAACCTTGCAGATGA
- a CDS encoding FTR1 family iron permease, with translation MDFSSAIPTFVITLREGVEATLVVGIVLAYLKKAGKSRFNPWVYAGIGVGIALSALVGVLFTQIILSLGTANQKYAPVIEPLLEGIFSVLAIAMLSWMLLWMTQQAKLMKGQVEDSVTAALQQESSAGWAIFGLILVAVLREGFETVLFVVAKFQQGWVPALGAVMGMGTAVAIGILLFKWGVRINLRLFFMAMGVLLLLIVAGLVVMALGHFDTAVASLAGMDRKSEGLCIFYERFVKNPSCILGPKVWDLSRVLPDDRFPGVLLNALFGYTQRLFLVQAIAYGLFILSIGTLYFRSLGIPLPFRSFKPGRY, from the coding sequence ATGGATTTTAGCTCTGCCATTCCTACGTTTGTCATTACCCTGCGGGAAGGCGTGGAAGCGACTCTTGTTGTGGGCATCGTGCTCGCTTACCTGAAAAAGGCAGGTAAAAGTCGATTCAATCCCTGGGTTTACGCTGGCATTGGGGTGGGCATTGCACTCAGTGCTCTGGTAGGGGTGCTGTTCACCCAGATCATCCTCAGTCTGGGAACTGCCAATCAGAAGTATGCGCCTGTGATTGAACCTTTGCTGGAAGGAATATTCAGTGTACTGGCGATCGCAATGTTAAGTTGGATGCTGCTCTGGATGACCCAGCAGGCAAAGTTGATGAAAGGGCAGGTGGAAGATTCAGTAACCGCGGCTTTGCAGCAGGAGTCAAGCGCAGGTTGGGCAATTTTTGGATTAATTCTGGTTGCAGTCCTGCGTGAGGGCTTTGAGACAGTGCTATTCGTAGTTGCCAAATTTCAACAGGGCTGGGTGCCAGCCCTGGGAGCGGTTATGGGGATGGGAACTGCGGTGGCAATCGGGATCCTGCTATTCAAATGGGGAGTTCGAATCAACCTGCGGCTATTTTTTATGGCAATGGGGGTACTGCTCCTGTTGATTGTGGCGGGACTGGTTGTGATGGCACTGGGGCACTTTGATACGGCTGTTGCCAGCCTTGCCGGGATGGATCGCAAATCGGAGGGGCTTTGTATTTTCTACGAACGGTTTGTCAAAAATCCTTCCTGCATTCTGGGTCCAAAAGTCTGGGATTTATCTCGCGTTCTGCCGGATGACCGCTTCCCTGGTGTTCTGTTGAATGCCTTGTTTGGTTATACCCAACGCCTGTTTCTGGTGCAGGCGATCGCCTACGGACTATTTATCCTATCAATTGGCACCCTTTACTTTCGCAGTCTTGGCATTCCCCTTCCCTTTCGGTCCTTCAAGCCTGGGCGTTACTGA
- a CDS encoding iron uptake porin, which yields MKSGILKCFLCSPMVLGMVAVSATAQPLPLTATDPLTVAPQGRNRGIGGRVLPVSQLESAPLGYRSPTVMGQVTSVSQLSDVRPTDWAFQALQSLVERYGCIVGYPDRTYRGNQAMTRYEFAAGLNACMDRINELIAAGTADLVRKEDLAVLQRLQEEFAAELAVLRGRVDALEARTATLEKQQFSTTTKLNGEVIFALAGIATGQNAAGARIDRIPVLGNRVRLNFDTSFTGRDLLRTRLQAGNLDLFGPVTLTPEGSLRINADSGNQVGIDALLYQFPIGESTTVTVEANAGATDDFIPTIHPFFDGDGGFGALSHFATRNPIYYLLGGSGIGVSHSFGNIFELGVGYLADNGTGAANLPFAKNGLFNGPYGAIAQLTITPSERFQVGLTYIHSYKTDFSTAGETGSNQANFVNFTGGLPFSTNAYGIGASFRITPGIVLNGSAGYTKARSLASGLRGDANIWNWMVGLAFPDFGKKGSVAGILVGMEPKVTNVRGNLNAALSEDLDTSLHVEAFYQFQLTDNIAITPGLIWLTAPDHNRNNNDILMGVIRTTFTF from the coding sequence ATGAAGAGTGGAATTTTGAAGTGTTTTCTATGCAGCCCGATGGTTCTGGGAATGGTCGCCGTTTCTGCCACCGCCCAGCCATTGCCACTCACCGCTACTGACCCGTTAACGGTTGCCCCCCAGGGACGCAACCGTGGGATTGGCGGTCGAGTTCTGCCGGTGTCCCAATTGGAGTCTGCTCCCCTGGGCTATCGCTCCCCAACTGTCATGGGGCAGGTCACATCAGTTTCCCAACTGTCCGATGTGCGCCCAACAGATTGGGCGTTTCAGGCGTTGCAATCCCTGGTCGAACGTTACGGCTGCATTGTGGGGTATCCTGATCGCACCTATCGGGGTAATCAGGCCATGACCCGCTATGAGTTTGCTGCCGGTCTGAATGCCTGTATGGATCGAATCAATGAGTTAATTGCCGCAGGCACCGCTGACCTGGTCAGAAAAGAAGATCTGGCAGTGCTGCAACGGCTTCAGGAGGAATTCGCCGCGGAACTGGCAGTGCTTCGGGGTCGAGTTGATGCCTTGGAAGCCCGCACCGCCACCCTGGAGAAGCAGCAGTTTTCCACCACGACCAAACTGAACGGTGAAGTCATTTTTGCCCTAGCAGGCATTGCCACTGGACAGAATGCTGCGGGGGCAAGAATTGATCGGATTCCAGTCCTGGGCAATCGCGTCCGCCTGAATTTCGACACCAGTTTTACTGGCAGAGATTTGCTCAGAACCCGACTTCAAGCCGGTAACTTAGATTTGTTTGGACCTGTCACCCTTACTCCAGAAGGTTCTCTCCGCATCAACGCTGACAGCGGCAATCAGGTTGGCATTGATGCCCTGTTATACCAGTTCCCGATTGGTGAGAGCACTACGGTTACGGTTGAAGCCAATGCCGGGGCAACGGATGATTTTATTCCTACCATTCACCCCTTCTTTGATGGCGATGGTGGGTTTGGGGCATTGTCTCATTTTGCCACCCGCAACCCAATCTACTATTTGTTGGGTGGTTCGGGAATTGGCGTCAGCCATTCCTTCGGCAACATATTTGAACTGGGAGTTGGCTACCTGGCAGATAACGGCACCGGAGCCGCCAACCTGCCGTTTGCCAAGAATGGTCTGTTTAATGGTCCCTACGGGGCGATCGCCCAACTGACCATCACCCCCTCCGAGCGCTTTCAGGTGGGCCTGACCTATATCCACTCCTACAAAACCGACTTTTCTACCGCCGGCGAGACCGGGAGTAATCAGGCAAACTTTGTCAACTTCACAGGTGGGTTGCCCTTCTCTACCAATGCCTATGGGATAGGTGCCTCCTTCCGGATTACCCCTGGAATTGTGCTCAATGGTTCCGCTGGCTATACCAAAGCGCGATCGCTGGCAAGTGGACTCAGAGGGGACGCCAACATCTGGAACTGGATGGTCGGACTTGCCTTTCCTGACTTTGGTAAGAAGGGCAGTGTGGCTGGCATTCTGGTAGGGATGGAACCCAAAGTCACCAATGTGCGTGGTAACCTGAATGCTGCCCTATCGGAAGACCTGGATACTTCTCTGCATGTGGAGGCGTTCTATCAGTTCCAACTGACTGATAACATCGCCATCACTCCTGGGCTGATCTGGTTGACCGCTCCCGACCACAATCGTAACAACAACGATATCTTGATGGGAGTGATACGGACAACGTTTACGTTCTAG
- a CDS encoding DUF4258 domain-containing protein, producing the protein MPRNDIDRIREKIRLRQYDMTAHAMEEMAEDLLTILDVEEAVLSGQIIRVEKDDPRGTKYVVVGIALD; encoded by the coding sequence GTGCCTCGTAACGATATCGATCGCATCAGAGAGAAAATTCGTCTCCGTCAGTATGATATGACGGCTCATGCGATGGAAGAAATGGCTGAAGATCTCCTGACTATCCTGGATGTAGAGGAAGCAGTTCTAAGCGGTCAGATCATTCGGGTTGAAAAAGATGACCCCAGAGGCACAAAATATGTAGTGGTGGGGATTGCACTAGATTAA